Proteins from a single region of Paenibacillus sp. BIHB 4019:
- a CDS encoding ABC transporter substrate-binding protein gives MNKRFLFTMTIVALLLVMMTAACGKANEEAASTPSAEAAQQTQASDAAPQAGFAFKDTKGEQTLPNQPENIVTTVTYLTDHMIALGMVPKATVKSQNEDFPLYLKPFLDGVEIIGEQGKVNLEKLLALAPELIITDTNSEDIYESYKQIAPTAMLENGYVAPDWQTAFRATGAAFGLNDKAEQVIGDYEQLKQGVIAKVQSKAKGKTLMVLRIRNDIRYYGDMDYKWLYDDFGFERPAVFPLTSAENRYEVLSKEKLPEIDPDYILLINDNDEIYNELQDFNIWKNLKAVKANQVYPVSSDSWFGGYGPNAATSMLEDLSRLFGQ, from the coding sequence ATGAACAAACGTTTTTTATTTACAATGACTATAGTAGCACTATTGCTAGTTATGATGACCGCCGCATGCGGCAAAGCTAATGAAGAGGCGGCTTCCACACCGTCTGCTGAAGCGGCGCAGCAGACGCAGGCATCGGATGCGGCTCCGCAAGCTGGGTTTGCGTTTAAAGATACTAAAGGCGAGCAGACTTTGCCTAATCAGCCAGAAAATATTGTTACGACGGTTACTTATTTGACTGATCATATGATTGCACTTGGTATGGTGCCTAAGGCAACGGTTAAGTCGCAGAACGAGGATTTTCCGCTTTATTTAAAACCGTTTTTGGATGGTGTGGAAATTATAGGCGAACAGGGCAAAGTGAATCTCGAAAAGCTGCTTGCGCTTGCTCCTGAATTAATTATTACAGATACAAACAGCGAGGATATCTATGAATCTTACAAGCAAATCGCTCCTACAGCGATGCTGGAAAACGGATATGTAGCACCGGATTGGCAGACGGCTTTCCGTGCGACTGGTGCTGCATTTGGCTTGAACGATAAGGCTGAACAGGTGATTGGCGACTATGAACAGCTAAAACAAGGCGTAATCGCGAAGGTTCAAAGCAAAGCGAAGGGCAAGACGCTCATGGTGCTGCGCATAAGAAACGATATCCGTTATTACGGAGATATGGACTATAAGTGGCTCTATGACGATTTTGGCTTCGAAAGACCGGCTGTTTTCCCGCTCACCAGTGCCGAAAACAGATATGAAGTGCTGTCTAAGGAAAAACTGCCGGAAATTGATCCCGATTATATTTTGCTCATCAATGACAATGATGAAATTTATAATGAATTGCAGGACTTTAATATTTGGAAAAACCTGAAGGCTGTTAAAGCTAATCAAGTGTACCCCGTTTCCTCGGACTCATGGTTTGGCGGTTATGGACCAAACGCTGCGACTTCCATGCTGGAAGATTTGAGCCGTTTATTCGGTCAGTGA
- a CDS encoding Imm50 family immunity protein: MIRAAEWSIRVLSVEPERLHFPHAQPDIIGYRLKLNHSPKIELLRYDLIQVTTGTVGTSSWAAFTAIVMEINPESLLLFTSPMYQEQLKEAHRIKRIFSPLHSIQGAEQLIAHYGYFPPFHYDEIMDARWEGENEGSSEEKSLTIAIKPSLVEEAAKNVIFRFDGVQEEDLSSFEEHNTIFQLEFTYQEEAVHVVIGSQDGFGGQFLCRSIRVSWEN, from the coding sequence ATGATTAGGGCAGCAGAGTGGAGCATTCGTGTGCTGTCCGTAGAGCCAGAAAGGCTGCATTTTCCCCACGCGCAACCGGATATAATAGGGTATCGATTAAAGCTCAATCATTCGCCAAAAATAGAGCTGCTTCGCTATGACCTTATTCAAGTGACAACAGGTACAGTTGGCACTTCATCATGGGCCGCTTTCACAGCGATCGTGATGGAGATCAACCCGGAATCGCTGCTGCTGTTCACATCCCCCATGTATCAAGAACAGTTAAAGGAAGCGCATAGGATCAAGCGGATTTTCTCCCCACTCCATTCGATTCAAGGTGCGGAGCAGCTCATTGCACATTATGGTTATTTTCCTCCCTTTCACTACGATGAAATAATGGATGCAAGGTGGGAGGGAGAAAATGAAGGTTCGAGCGAGGAGAAAAGCTTGACCATAGCCATTAAGCCCTCCTTAGTTGAAGAGGCAGCGAAAAATGTCATCTTCCGTTTTGATGGGGTCCAGGAAGAGGATCTCTCTTCTTTCGAGGAGCACAATACTATTTTTCAATTGGAATTTACTTATCAGGAAGAAGCGGTACATGTGGTCATCGGCTCACAAGACGGATTTGGCGGACAATTTCTGTGCCGCAGCATCCGTGTCAGCTGGGAAAATTAA
- a CDS encoding transcriptional regulator produces MKFELGRCLLLERLAEADMTIGQLTEALHYKHERMNDFIENKRMMPLKTAISIADTIGCSVNGLYELIALEAEAPPRVE; encoded by the coding sequence ATGAAATTTGAACTTGGGCGCTGCTTGCTGCTTGAACGATTAGCGGAAGCCGACATGACCATCGGTCAATTAACCGAAGCGCTGCATTATAAACACGAGCGAATGAATGATTTTATAGAAAATAAGAGAATGATGCCCTTAAAAACCGCTATTTCCATCGCTGATACGATTGGATGCTCGGTAAATGGCCTATATGAATTAATCGCGCTAGAAGCCGAAGCCCCTCCCAGAGTCGAATAA
- a CDS encoding DUF4179 domain-containing protein, translating to MTFWNRTKAETADLKAGTGAATPTLAPAPTPEDKKIESVLFEDRLQDDFTDRVMLELEGIDIEAAGNSDPDPLDLEPGVSSIAQQVKRQHAARKSLRRKAWGLAAAAVVLAGSTLLYAQPTLADMVRSLFAQNSYVDNGMKQAQEAGLVQHSDASAENQGYTLKVNEVIADSTRLIVGIDIYDAKGNPVAGEIQSTNGNFVLFDVDRGHIGDIPYGIMTGGNTTTSRFEFVFRRPVLKDKLQFDAYINQIALHQGTPGADGFSSKTVKGQWTLRVDVDLSKAKAQTLLTPIGISYETPSGIRIQMQGATRTPSGGSLEFTTSLTPEAASRALNGQSGFNLLNYHLEDEQGNVLEKSPSMTEMEFSSRRYEFDRWSGLTKWFYQFDDFAYDKQQIRFVLDSYMIREKGEAAVIFDPSQASAENPVLFEDAGDSLLLKGLTVNSDGVGKIQIGGTFSNPNFASDTWIAVDENGKEYRMSVGGGYSEQNPNLDDGADLGFVMFGMNSMPKELTIKRTVINRQYKDADLSFIIPSTGMIGVIPQ from the coding sequence ATGACATTTTGGAATCGTACAAAAGCTGAAACAGCTGATCTTAAAGCGGGGACTGGAGCAGCGACACCGACACTAGCACCAGCACCGACGCCGGAAGATAAAAAAATAGAAAGCGTCTTGTTCGAGGACAGGCTCCAGGACGATTTTACCGATAGGGTGATGCTAGAGCTGGAGGGCATCGACATAGAGGCAGCGGGAAATAGTGATCCTGATCCGCTTGATCTTGAGCCGGGCGTCTCATCTATTGCCCAGCAAGTCAAACGTCAACATGCGGCCAGAAAATCTTTGAGACGCAAAGCCTGGGGGCTTGCAGCCGCTGCCGTCGTGCTCGCGGGAAGCACGCTGCTGTACGCACAGCCGACACTTGCGGATATGGTGCGCTCGCTTTTTGCCCAGAACAGTTATGTGGATAACGGGATGAAGCAGGCGCAGGAAGCAGGACTTGTACAGCATTCCGACGCCAGCGCCGAGAATCAAGGCTACACGCTGAAGGTTAACGAAGTGATAGCCGATTCGACCCGTCTCATTGTAGGCATCGACATTTATGATGCGAAAGGAAATCCGGTAGCTGGCGAAATTCAATCTACTAATGGGAATTTCGTTCTTTTTGATGTAGATAGAGGGCATATTGGAGATATCCCTTATGGAATTATGACGGGAGGCAATACGACTACGAGCCGATTCGAATTTGTTTTTAGACGGCCAGTATTGAAAGACAAGCTGCAGTTCGACGCTTACATTAACCAGATCGCCTTGCATCAAGGAACACCGGGTGCGGACGGCTTTTCGTCTAAGACGGTCAAAGGACAATGGACGCTGCGGGTCGATGTCGATTTGAGCAAGGCGAAAGCCCAGACACTGCTCACCCCTATTGGCATTTCGTATGAGACGCCAAGCGGCATTCGGATTCAGATGCAAGGAGCAACCCGTACGCCGAGCGGAGGCTCGCTTGAATTTACGACGTCGCTGACGCCGGAGGCGGCGAGCAGGGCATTAAACGGTCAAAGCGGGTTTAATCTGCTAAATTACCATCTGGAGGATGAACAAGGCAATGTGCTTGAGAAGAGCCCGAGCATGACGGAAATGGAATTTTCAAGCCGGCGCTACGAGTTTGACCGATGGAGCGGGCTAACGAAATGGTTTTACCAATTCGATGATTTTGCCTATGACAAGCAGCAGATCCGGTTTGTGCTGGACAGCTATATGATTCGGGAAAAAGGCGAGGCCGCGGTCATCTTTGATCCGTCGCAAGCTTCGGCCGAAAATCCTGTCCTATTTGAAGACGCTGGCGATTCATTGCTGCTCAAGGGATTAACGGTCAACTCAGATGGGGTAGGGAAAATTCAAATTGGGGGAACGTTCAGCAATCCCAACTTTGCATCGGATACTTGGATCGCCGTTGATGAGAATGGCAAGGAATACCGGATGTCGGTTGGCGGGGGATATAGCGAACAAAATCCGAATTTGGATGATGGGGCAGATCTTGGATTCGTGATGTTTGGCATGAACAGCATGCCGAAAGAGCTAACGATTAAACGCACGGTCATTAATCGCCAGTACAAGGATGCCGACTTATCGTTCATCATTCCATCTACCGGGATGATTGGCGTTATCCCGCAATAA
- a CDS encoding sigma-70 family RNA polymerase sigma factor has protein sequence MEQMELRDDNIIIEAVLNGNKQAYADIVRRYQNKLYGLFRKMGASESDAEDLTQETLLKAYRKLASHNPVQSFAGWLYTIAVNLQKDGWRRKTAESPVQEEGCERETPESKLLQKELRSELDHLLEKLPEHYRLVLVLRYTNQLSHEEIASITGMSVRQVTNIVHRAKIRLRKMVEAKEGQRYDILESYKS, from the coding sequence ATGGAGCAAATGGAGCTGAGAGACGATAATATCATTATCGAAGCCGTGTTGAACGGCAATAAACAAGCGTACGCGGATATCGTCCGGCGCTATCAAAATAAGCTTTATGGCTTGTTCCGCAAAATGGGAGCTTCCGAGTCTGACGCTGAGGATTTGACGCAGGAGACGCTGCTCAAGGCCTACCGCAAGCTGGCATCGCATAATCCGGTGCAAAGCTTTGCTGGCTGGCTTTATACAATAGCTGTTAACTTGCAGAAGGACGGCTGGCGACGGAAAACAGCAGAATCCCCTGTGCAGGAAGAAGGCTGCGAACGCGAGACACCGGAATCCAAGCTGCTGCAAAAAGAGCTGCGCTCTGAGCTGGACCATCTGCTGGAGAAGCTGCCTGAGCATTATCGGCTGGTGTTGGTTCTCCGTTATACGAACCAGCTGAGCCACGAGGAAATCGCCAGCATAACCGGCATGTCGGTACGGCAGGTCACCAACATCGTTCACCGAGCTAAAATCAGGCTGCGGAAAATGGTAGAAGCCAAGGAGGGACAACGTTATGACATTTTGGAATCGTACAAAAGCTGA
- a CDS encoding glycerate kinase, whose protein sequence is MKETIFVLAPDSFKESMTAKEVCIAMEKGLSKIYPGAGYIHVPMADGGEGTVQSLVDATGGTIHQIEVSGPLGQPVTATYGIAGDGATAVIEMSSASGIHLVTKQTRNPLCTTTYGTGEVIRACLDQGIRKIIVGIGGSATNDGGAGMAEALGAKFLDAQGHVLARGGGALEHLARIDVSKLDERLREVQFIVACDVTNPLCGEHGASQVFGPQKGATPEMVQRLDANLSHYADVVKQQLHKDVRDMPGAGAAGGLGAGLLIFTQAVLRKGIEIVIEYTELRDKLLQADIVFTGEGGIDFQTKFGKTPYGVAQAAKEAGKPVIALAGYVGEGIETLYAEGIDAVFGIVPGASDLEKLLKEGPDNVERTAENIARVLKLGLLTDRR, encoded by the coding sequence ATGAAAGAAACGATATTCGTGCTGGCACCAGATTCATTCAAGGAAAGCATGACAGCAAAAGAAGTTTGTATCGCGATGGAGAAAGGGCTAAGTAAGATTTATCCGGGAGCAGGTTACATTCATGTACCGATGGCTGACGGAGGAGAAGGAACGGTGCAATCCCTTGTGGATGCTACAGGCGGGACTATACATCAGATAGAAGTAAGCGGACCGCTTGGCCAGCCCGTAACAGCAACGTATGGCATTGCAGGAGATGGTGCAACGGCGGTTATCGAGATGTCATCGGCCAGTGGCATTCATCTGGTGACGAAGCAAACGAGAAACCCGCTTTGCACCACTACTTATGGGACGGGCGAAGTAATTCGCGCTTGCTTGGATCAGGGAATCCGCAAAATCATTGTTGGAATCGGCGGCAGCGCCACTAACGATGGGGGAGCGGGCATGGCGGAAGCGCTCGGTGCAAAGTTTCTTGATGCACAAGGGCATGTACTTGCGCGTGGGGGAGGAGCTCTGGAGCATTTGGCCCGCATTGATGTGTCAAAGCTGGATGAACGTTTGCGGGAAGTGCAGTTTATTGTCGCTTGCGATGTGACCAATCCGTTATGCGGGGAGCATGGCGCTTCGCAAGTATTTGGCCCGCAGAAGGGAGCTACGCCGGAAATGGTTCAGCGGCTGGATGCGAACCTGTCTCATTATGCAGATGTCGTTAAGCAGCAATTGCATAAGGATGTTCGGGACATGCCGGGAGCAGGCGCAGCTGGCGGATTAGGCGCGGGCTTGTTGATTTTCACACAGGCGGTTTTGCGCAAAGGCATTGAAATTGTCATTGAATATACAGAGCTTCGGGACAAGCTGCTCCAAGCCGATATCGTGTTTACGGGTGAAGGAGGCATCGATTTTCAGACGAAATTTGGCAAAACCCCCTATGGCGTAGCACAGGCAGCCAAGGAAGCAGGAAAGCCGGTTATTGCGCTTGCCGGATACGTTGGAGAAGGAATCGAAACGTTATACGCCGAAGGCATAGATGCTGTGTTCGGCATTGTTCCAGGGGCCTCCGATTTGGAGAAGCTTCTGAAGGAAGGCCCGGACAACGTAGAGCGTACTGCCGAGAACATTGCGAGGGTGCTGAAATTGGGACTGCTTACTGATAGAAGGTAA
- a CDS encoding helix-turn-helix domain-containing protein — protein sequence MNDSGQKAAAMLRFCRIDSFEAFTESETICQASDSHTAVFCARGEGMIFSEGENGEVSPDAAYLLPPGRSFQIAAGSNPVKGWIIHFEAYRLEADKRAAQSADFLLGQARISNAQLAAECCDSLLRWQTSKQRNEFSVQAELYRFVSLLAEARPAMREEETTVSAITRIAEIMQQNPDHELKRTKLARLAGLSPGYFSWAFQHHIGVTPSAYLMKIRMERAKHLLLTGEGVRETAAKVGFDDEFYFSRRFKQQTTMSPLTFIKSRKRNIASVSEPLSGSLLALQLLPKAAVFYPHHARYDRMIQLHPDEVGKGDLWSRNLLALNKAKPDLIFCTDMLSSSAQQELELIAPTVSIPWLPKDWRQQLQAIAEPMEQQQEAEVWLSQYDSQAEKAYRKVRGKMGGATLSIWRVMDSEYRIYGRRNAGAVFYEDLRLNAAHNLDDIDVFCTVSQAELKNYAADIIILMVDSTAKANRSKEELQATGLWKQLEAVQNQRVYEIGTDKLFEYSAWSHERALPYVMQMFGLTNV from the coding sequence ATGAACGATTCCGGCCAAAAAGCAGCGGCTATGCTTCGTTTTTGCCGTATAGATTCCTTTGAAGCTTTTACAGAAAGCGAGACTATTTGTCAGGCATCAGACTCGCATACTGCTGTCTTTTGTGCTCGGGGCGAGGGCATGATTTTCTCGGAGGGTGAAAATGGCGAAGTATCGCCAGATGCAGCCTATTTGCTGCCGCCTGGCCGTTCTTTTCAGATAGCCGCAGGCAGCAATCCGGTAAAAGGCTGGATCATCCACTTTGAAGCGTACAGGCTTGAAGCGGATAAGCGGGCTGCACAATCAGCCGATTTTTTGCTGGGCCAGGCACGTATTTCAAATGCGCAGCTGGCTGCCGAATGCTGCGATAGTCTGCTACGCTGGCAGACCTCCAAGCAGCGCAACGAATTCAGTGTGCAGGCAGAGCTCTATCGCTTCGTTTCCTTGCTCGCAGAGGCTAGGCCAGCCATGCGGGAAGAGGAAACAACGGTGTCTGCGATTACTCGCATTGCCGAAATCATGCAGCAGAATCCAGACCATGAGTTGAAGCGCACAAAACTGGCTCGTCTAGCGGGGCTGAGTCCGGGCTATTTTTCTTGGGCCTTTCAGCATCACATCGGCGTCACGCCTTCTGCTTATTTAATGAAAATTCGAATGGAACGAGCCAAGCATTTGCTATTAACGGGAGAAGGCGTAAGGGAAACGGCTGCCAAGGTAGGCTTTGACGACGAATTTTATTTCAGCCGCCGCTTCAAGCAGCAGACAACCATGTCTCCGTTAACCTTTATTAAAAGCCGAAAGCGCAACATCGCCAGCGTCTCCGAGCCATTGTCGGGGAGCTTGCTTGCGCTTCAATTGCTGCCCAAAGCGGCTGTTTTTTATCCCCATCATGCACGTTATGACCGAATGATCCAGCTGCACCCGGATGAGGTCGGGAAAGGCGATTTGTGGAGCCGAAATCTGCTTGCGCTGAACAAGGCCAAGCCAGATCTTATATTTTGTACAGATATGTTGAGCAGCAGTGCACAGCAGGAGCTTGAACTCATCGCGCCGACGGTGTCTATTCCTTGGTTGCCTAAAGATTGGCGCCAGCAGCTTCAAGCAATAGCAGAACCGATGGAACAGCAGCAAGAGGCTGAGGTATGGCTGTCGCAATATGATAGTCAAGCGGAAAAGGCATATCGTAAGGTCAGGGGAAAAATGGGCGGGGCAACGTTGAGTATATGGAGAGTGATGGACTCCGAATACCGGATTTATGGCAGGCGCAATGCGGGTGCGGTATTTTATGAAGATTTGAGGCTGAACGCTGCACATAATTTGGATGATATCGATGTTTTCTGTACCGTCTCTCAAGCTGAGCTGAAGAACTATGCCGCCGACATCATTATTCTAATGGTGGATTCGACGGCCAAGGCAAATAGGAGCAAGGAGGAGCTGCAAGCGACTGGCTTATGGAAGCAGCTGGAGGCGGTTCAAAATCAGCGTGTTTATGAAATTGGAACGGACAAGCTGTTTGAATACTCCGCATGGTCGCATGAACGGGCACTGCCTTATGTGATGCAAATGTTCGGGCTGACAAATGTCTAG
- a CDS encoding GntR family transcriptional regulator, producing the protein MDNFNFSSIMEDQTNSLPEQIANHILKKIFIGELVQGTRLIETNIAKELNVSNIPVRESFYILQNTGVVERLPRKGVHVKAISKQEMDDYTDALVELFKLAIDFSKSKWNEEKYTHLKQYLNGAQEALVHKNILDYVVNVHRLCGYVFQVAENKAFSKFYSDITFITNAYSQMKWGDVEKTKSRYIYLEEMVDAIVQADYEKAKEAFEILTRQSLNI; encoded by the coding sequence ATGGATAATTTTAATTTCTCTTCGATCATGGAAGACCAAACGAATTCGTTGCCCGAGCAAATAGCGAATCATATATTAAAAAAAATATTTATAGGCGAATTAGTCCAAGGTACTCGACTGATTGAAACCAATATAGCGAAAGAATTGAATGTAAGCAACATTCCGGTTCGAGAGTCGTTTTATATTTTGCAAAATACGGGCGTTGTGGAACGGCTGCCGAGAAAAGGCGTGCATGTGAAGGCCATCTCCAAGCAAGAGATGGATGATTATACCGATGCATTAGTGGAGCTTTTTAAACTAGCGATCGATTTTTCAAAATCAAAGTGGAACGAAGAAAAATATACGCATCTTAAGCAGTATTTAAACGGGGCGCAAGAGGCGCTTGTGCATAAAAATATTTTAGATTACGTCGTTAACGTCCATCGTTTATGCGGGTATGTATTTCAAGTGGCTGAAAATAAAGCATTTAGCAAGTTTTACTCTGACATCACTTTTATTACAAATGCGTACTCCCAGATGAAATGGGGAGATGTGGAGAAAACCAAAAGCCGTTATATTTACTTGGAAGAAATGGTCGATGCCATCGTCCAAGCAGATTATGAGAAAGCGAAGGAAGCCTTTGAGATTTTAACGAGACAATCCTTGAATATATAG
- a CDS encoding SDR family NAD(P)-dependent oxidoreductase: MGRLLGKVAIITGAGSGMGAEQARLFAKEGAKVIGGDMNVAGLQAVIDEIKADGGDAIAVKLNISSPEDWQIAVKTAVDTYGKVNVLVNTAGVAGPFIAKAADHDPDEWDKLLAINLKGAFLGSKYAIPEMIKDGGGSIVTISSIGGLLGGQGGTGYGAAKAGLIGMSKNIAVDYGKDNVRSNVVCPGQIRTPMSAVLETEDMKAAKQYYLNKTPLGHFGDPIDIAYAALFLASDESKFITGTELIVDGGVMAN; this comes from the coding sequence ATGGGAAGATTATTAGGCAAAGTAGCGATTATTACTGGCGCAGGCAGTGGTATGGGGGCGGAGCAAGCTCGTTTATTTGCAAAAGAAGGGGCTAAAGTAATCGGTGGCGATATGAACGTGGCAGGCCTTCAAGCTGTCATTGATGAAATTAAAGCTGACGGTGGAGATGCGATCGCTGTTAAATTAAATATTTCTTCTCCTGAAGATTGGCAAATCGCTGTCAAAACAGCTGTTGACACATACGGAAAAGTAAACGTACTAGTGAATACAGCTGGTGTTGCTGGCCCGTTCATCGCAAAAGCTGCCGACCATGATCCAGACGAGTGGGATAAGCTTTTGGCCATTAACTTAAAAGGCGCTTTTTTAGGCAGCAAATATGCCATTCCTGAAATGATTAAAGATGGCGGCGGCTCCATCGTCACCATTTCTTCTATCGGCGGGCTGCTTGGTGGGCAAGGCGGTACGGGCTACGGTGCTGCAAAAGCAGGCTTAATCGGCATGTCCAAAAACATCGCTGTAGATTATGGCAAAGATAATGTACGTTCAAACGTTGTCTGCCCAGGCCAAATTAGAACTCCTATGTCTGCCGTTTTGGAAACAGAAGACATGAAAGCAGCGAAGCAATACTACTTGAATAAAACTCCACTAGGCCACTTTGGCGATCCGATTGATATCGCTTATGCTGCCCTGTTCCTTGCCTCGGATGAGTCTAAATTCATCACTGGTACAGAACTTATTGTGGATGGCGGCGTAATGGCCAACTAA
- a CDS encoding SLC13 family permease: METLSISWIGALAGLAIAIIFILRKLNPVYSLFLGAIVGALIGGANLEQTVNVLVNGTQSVMGTVLRVLAAGVLAGVMMESGAAETIAQAIVRKFGGSKAILALALATMIITAVGVFIPVAVLIVAPIALSVGNRMGISKLALLVALSGGGKAGNVISPNPNAIAAARGFDLDLSHVMLAGLVPAVCGLIITVIVASMLKNKGIKVADHEVEQGEVDMSQYPPLKKAIVAPLAAILLLMINPIGSITGIEALSTFKVDAMYILPIAGIIGLLAMGQAKNTVKYTTSGLNKMTATVLILVGAGGIAGLISASDLSSEVVHLIETSGISGTFLAPIAGILMAAATASTSTGVILATGSFGDAILNMGTAPIAAAVMVHTGATVIDSLPQGNYFHVSADSMKMTVRQRMGVIPYEAVIGGTMAIVATLLYGFIL, encoded by the coding sequence ATGGAAACTTTATCAATTAGCTGGATAGGTGCCCTGGCGGGGCTGGCAATCGCCATCATATTCATTTTGAGAAAGCTGAATCCGGTCTACTCTTTATTTTTGGGAGCGATTGTAGGCGCTTTAATTGGCGGGGCCAATCTGGAGCAGACCGTAAATGTGCTCGTAAATGGCACGCAAAGCGTCATGGGAACGGTGCTCCGTGTCCTTGCAGCCGGGGTGCTTGCAGGCGTCATGATGGAATCGGGGGCGGCGGAGACGATCGCACAGGCCATCGTTCGGAAATTTGGAGGCAGTAAGGCGATTTTGGCTTTAGCGCTGGCGACAATGATCATTACGGCGGTCGGCGTGTTCATTCCCGTTGCTGTACTTATCGTTGCTCCAATTGCGCTTTCAGTCGGGAACCGGATGGGCATCTCCAAGCTGGCTTTGCTGGTGGCCTTATCTGGCGGGGGCAAGGCTGGAAACGTCATATCCCCGAATCCAAACGCTATCGCTGCTGCACGCGGATTCGATCTGGATCTCAGCCATGTTATGCTAGCGGGGCTGGTTCCTGCGGTCTGTGGACTAATCATTACAGTAATCGTGGCTTCTATGCTCAAAAATAAAGGTATTAAGGTAGCGGATCATGAAGTAGAGCAAGGTGAAGTAGACATGTCCCAATATCCACCGCTGAAGAAGGCGATTGTAGCGCCGCTGGCTGCTATTCTTTTATTAATGATTAACCCGATTGGTTCGATTACGGGAATTGAGGCTCTATCCACGTTTAAAGTCGATGCGATGTATATTTTGCCCATAGCGGGTATTATCGGATTGCTTGCGATGGGACAGGCCAAGAACACGGTGAAGTATACGACCTCGGGATTGAATAAGATGACCGCAACGGTGCTCATTCTGGTTGGTGCCGGAGGTATTGCCGGACTCATCTCCGCATCTGATCTATCTTCTGAGGTCGTACATCTGATTGAAACGTCAGGGATATCGGGAACCTTCCTGGCACCGATTGCAGGCATCTTGATGGCTGCGGCTACGGCCTCTACGTCTACAGGCGTTATTTTAGCAACGGGTTCATTTGGTGATGCGATTTTGAATATGGGTACGGCGCCGATTGCCGCAGCCGTCATGGTGCATACCGGAGCGACGGTTATCGACTCTTTGCCACAAGGAAATTATTTTCACGTCTCAGCCGACAGCATGAAGATGACCGTGCGACAGCGTATGGGGGTTATTCCTTATGAGGCTGTCATTGGCGGCACGATGGCTATCGTAGCTACTTTGCTTTACGGTTTTATCCTTTAA
- a CDS encoding acetylxylan esterase translates to MNKPPWNLNELYEIPAVYPASEQTGCEIRALFYQGVPYQGRETRIFAYYGVPSGASSGDKVPGIVLLHGGAGTAFSEWVKKWTARGYAAIAMDLEGHTPYVDKNSSTSAEEEWPCHRWSGPAKQGVFADYDQPLEDQWMYHAVAAAVVAHSLLRSFPEVDESRIGITGISWGGIITSLVSGLDTRLSFAMPIYGCGFLSEPLTVYGKGFALMPSADAERLSLLWDPATYLPQSRLPMLWLNGSNDTHFPLSIFIKSYELNRKCHPASTLSLHYGLGHSYVEAWSCEEAYAFADSVVKGEPKLAEMMEMRQEGEHISVPFISSLPVKQAVLYWCKDNSDWRQAIWQPIAAFLKGNNEAIASLPDEKGSFFMNLTNDRGWTTSTIVMVDNRP, encoded by the coding sequence TTGAACAAGCCTCCTTGGAATCTGAACGAGCTATACGAAATACCTGCTGTATACCCGGCTTCCGAGCAGACCGGTTGTGAAATTAGGGCTTTGTTTTATCAAGGGGTTCCTTATCAAGGAAGGGAAACGCGGATTTTCGCTTATTATGGTGTGCCTAGCGGTGCATCAAGTGGGGATAAAGTTCCAGGCATCGTGCTTCTTCATGGTGGTGCTGGAACCGCGTTTTCTGAATGGGTGAAGAAATGGACTGCTCGAGGTTATGCTGCAATTGCTATGGATTTGGAGGGCCATACCCCCTATGTGGACAAAAATAGCAGCACATCTGCAGAAGAGGAGTGGCCGTGCCATCGCTGGAGCGGACCGGCCAAGCAAGGCGTATTTGCAGACTACGATCAGCCATTGGAGGATCAATGGATGTATCATGCTGTGGCGGCGGCAGTGGTTGCCCATTCGCTGCTTCGGTCGTTTCCTGAAGTAGATGAAAGCCGCATTGGCATAACGGGCATTTCATGGGGCGGCATTATTACGAGTCTGGTTTCCGGCTTGGATACAAGGCTCTCTTTTGCCATGCCGATTTATGGCTGTGGTTTTTTGAGCGAGCCGCTAACCGTATACGGAAAGGGCTTCGCGCTAATGCCGTCTGCCGATGCGGAACGGCTTTCTTTATTGTGGGACCCAGCGACCTATTTGCCCCAGAGCCGTCTGCCAATGCTGTGGCTGAATGGCAGCAACGATACGCACTTCCCGCTGTCGATCTTCATCAAATCCTACGAGCTGAACAGGAAATGCCATCCGGCAAGCACGCTGAGTCTTCACTATGGGCTGGGGCATTCCTACGTAGAAGCATGGTCTTGCGAGGAAGCCTATGCGTTTGCGGACAGTGTAGTAAAGGGCGAGCCTAAGCTGGCTGAAATGATGGAGATGAGGCAGGAGGGGGAGCATATCAGCGTTCCGTTTATTTCATCGTTGCCTGTTAAGCAAGCTGTTCTCTACTGGTGCAAGGACAACAGCGACTGGAGGCAGGCGATATGGCAGCCAATAGCTGCTTTTCTAAAAGGGAATAATGAAGCTATCGCTAGTCTGCCCGATGAAAAAGGAAGCTTCTTTATGAATTTGACCAATGACAGAGGCTGGACGACGAGCACAATCGTCATGGTTGATAACAGACCATAA